DNA from Pseudomonas putida:
GTGCTGGCTGAGCAGCTCAGCCCTTGCAGCAATGACGGTGGTGATGAGCCTGAGCCTTTGGAGTGTTTGTCGGTGGCGTTGGCGGATGTGCCTAGGTTGGTGGCCAAGGGTGAACTGCATGAGGCTCGGGCTATTGCGGCGTTGTTCATGGCCATGGGGGTGCTTGCGCAGCGGGGGTGAGTTAGGCTTGGGCTTGGGCTTTCAGGTTGTGTGAATATCCGGTGTTGGTGGTGGCGCCACCGAGGAAGTGTCAGATTTTTTGTGTGCGGGCCGGTAACGGCCTGCCGTTAGGCAGGCCCTGATTCTCACCAGGTTGGCCTGATGAATCGATCTCCGTACAGAATCGCAAATTGATTCATCGCGCTTTTCCAATCATGCGCCGCTGAGCCCCAGTTCGCCGTGATGTTTCGCAGCCCCAGCCAGATCAGCTTGGTGGCTGCGTCGTCGTTCGGGAAATGGCCTCGGGTCTTGATGATCTTGCGCAGCTGGGCATTGATACTCTCGATGGCGTTGGTGGTGTAGATCACTTTCCGGATGGCTGGCGGGAAGACAAAGAAGGGAATCACTCGATCCCAGGCGCGTCTCCAGGCCGCAACGACCGTTGGATACTGCTTGCCCCAGGGCCCGTTTTCAAACTCATCCAATGCCTGCTCAGCCGCTTCTGCATTGATAGCCTGGTAAATCGGCTTCAGCGCCTTGGCCAGTGCCCGGCGCTTGTCCCAGGCCGCGAAGTCGAGACTGTTGCGGATCAGGTGCACGATGCACGTCTGCAGCGTCGTCTCTGGAAACACGGCGCTGAGAGCCTCTGGCATGCCTTTGAGGCCATCGGTCACGGCAATCAGTACGTCCTCGACACCACGCGTCTTGAGATCGTTAAAGACCTTCATCCAGAACTTCGCACCTTCGGTGTTTTCGATCCAGATACCCAAGATGTCGCGCGTCCCGTCGGGGAGAACGCCCAGTGCCAGGTAAATGGCCTTGTTGCGCACCAGGCCTTCTTCGCGGATCTTCACCCGCAGCGCATCAAAGAAAATGACCGGGTACATCGGCTCCAGTGGCCGCTGTTGCCAAGCACCAATCTCTTCCATGACCTCGTCAGTTACAAAGCTGATGAAATCGGGTGAAACGTCGGTTCCATACTGCTCTGACAGGAAGGCCCGGATCTCTCT
Protein-coding regions in this window:
- a CDS encoding IS256 family transposase, with protein sequence MPTKKKPLRDLPKIPKELLEQFGEGLMTAEAIEDASAAFKKALIERALHAELGHHLGYPPGAQRPEDETNQRNGKSGKTVLTGDGPLRLEIPRDRDGSFAPILIPKHERRYTGFDDKIIAMYARGMTVREIRAFLSEQYGTDVSPDFISFVTDEVMEEIGAWQQRPLEPMYPVIFFDALRVKIREEGLVRNKAIYLALGVLPDGTRDILGIWIENTEGAKFWMKVFNDLKTRGVEDVLIAVTDGLKGMPEALSAVFPETTLQTCIVHLIRNSLDFAAWDKRRALAKALKPIYQAINAEAAEQALDEFENGPWGKQYPTVVAAWRRAWDRVIPFFVFPPAIRKVIYTTNAIESINAQLRKIIKTRGHFPNDDAATKLIWLGLRNITANWGSAAHDWKSAMNQFAILYGDRFIRPTW